The Branchiostoma floridae strain S238N-H82 chromosome 1, Bfl_VNyyK, whole genome shotgun sequence sequence CTGCGGAGGGTGCTGAAGCAGAAGGAGGTCGAGCGGCAGAAGGACAAATAACTCTTGGTGTTACGTTGGAAGAACCTACTTAAGCTTAGCTTGTCCAGCTTATTCTCTCTGCAAACCTTATGACAGCTCATAGGTAATAGGTTAACACATTGAAGATCGCTTTGTTACTAAAAGaaagtgcttttgaaaacaggCTGGGATTTCGGCTTACTGAAAAGAGGCATTTCTAAATTGTATTCTTGTAATTGTACCTAGAGAGTACTACCACAGAGGCTAGACGTACCTGTAGCACAGGTTATCTGAGGTGAACCCATCGTGGGTAAGTGGGTAATACAGGCTCACTAAGTGCATTCGCTTAGAAAACTGAGACGGTTGGCTACAGATGGTCTAGTCGTAGACATTGCATAATCACATTTTGTGTGGTGTTTTAGTACAAAACACTTTCTTTTAACTCTTAAAGTCAGACATATTTTGTACAAGTTAATGTTTGTACATAGTACATTATTGATAGAAATATGTATTAAGCTGCTCAGCCATTCTTCGTTAAAAATGGTATAGTGTTGTGTGCAGTCTGCAAGAATTataggaattgtacaggaactatgtccacaggaatgctagtcCACAGGAATGTTTGGAACGTTAGTCCCCAGGAACTGTAGAAATTGGGTCATCGGTCAATATTGGATAGCAAGGTTAGCATCAATAAAATGGCAAATTAAGAATATTAATGACTAGGCTGCAGAACCAGCAGGAAAAGATCTTTTTGACGGGAACTTCCAGTCGATTCCCGGTTTGAGTTTTCTAAAATATTAATGTTCACCCCAGAGACCATCGTCGCCAtggcaaaacattttattaccAGTCTTTTTAGCTATTTCTCGATGCAATTGTCATCGCAGTTGTAGTGGACGGTACGAAGGTCACTGTCCTttttttgtgtcaataaagcttcaaCAATGTAAGCTTTTGATGGACTTTTACTTATGTAAAAAGCTTATGATAGTCTGGAGAAGTAAAATTTTATGATAGTAACGTCAACAGCCAGGGAACAAACGTGCGCGGCTTCACATTCCCTAAGTTAGAATGATTTGTACTTGTAGTTTTCTTGCTGATTTACAGCAGCATTGAATTGCAATACTAAATTCGTCCTTGTTCCCGCGTGCAATATCACCAGCTGCCGTAACATGGCCCGAGGGCCACTCACTCGggggttacgggttacattgtgATAACATCTCTTCTACCTTTAATAGTAGTAAGAAGCAACAACCTGACTCACCGTGAGCAAGGAGAGTGAAGACTAAACGCAGCCGAAGCTGTGGCTGCAAAAGCTACTCGGTAACAGGCTCATTCCCTACCTACCCCCGTGTCGATACACTGTAGgattttgatccactcacaccgagacGGACCCCTACtctcattctattctattctatcctATCCTATTATTCCTATCCTATGCTTGTGTGGATGGAAACGTCTAAAACACTACTCAATGTtgatcagtcattttcatgataCTATACAACTGAATGCCTCCGTCTGCACGAGAATTCTGCACCAGATGAGAGAAATGAGCAAGCCTCTGTGTGTTTACATATGTTCATGTTACTGTCCTTTTTTTTCGTTCTTATTGATCTGTTTTAGACCCAGCATTCAAAAGTGTCCAACCGTATCAAAGATTATGGaacaagttgaactgtaattttcaacacaaaaattggactttgtGCTATAGTGTACAAAGATAATATCACAATACATTACCATGTCATAGATTAGGCCTGCTGGCGTGGACAGGTaccgtacatgtatgtacccgATCGCGTGGAACCACCACGCCCCCATTCAGGTGCAGAATAACGCATGTGCAGTGACCCCAAACCAGTCCCCAAAACACCTCCGAAAAGCCGCTGCTGCCAGCGTGTCACGCAGGTATTAATAGACTGTCCCCTGTAAGAATCTCTCTCCAGCCAACTTGCTGCCTTCCCAAACATGTCGATCATCAAGAGTCCTCACCCTGACATCGCCATTCCTGACGACGTGTCGCTTGTAGACCACGTCACCAAAGACTTTGACACATTCGGGGACAGGGTTGCGCTGGTGAGTACAGATCTGAACTGTTTACTGTTGAAAGTAGATACGACAGGCGCTCTGGTTAAAGTTGGGTTCGGAGTGGGCTACTGAATATCTGACCTATTTGACCTGTTCAGATCTTAGAACATTAAAGGTTCCTTGTTTGCTCAGATCGTACTGAGTAAGACAAAGGCCAGATTGGGGTTTAACATTCACTGAATTACTGGTAACGCATTCCTGAGACTCAGTGAAACAGATGAAGGACACCCTCAAGGTCAGTAGCACCTCCTTACTCCAGACTGCTGGAGTGTAAATATACACGACTCTTCAGCTGCGACCTAATACCATATGCTTTAAACCCCGGAGTTTACTCGGCGGATCCACTGTTGATCTCGCATTTTTCGTACAAAACGCGTCTAAACGCACAAATGTATCGACTGCATGAGCTAAATTACCGCCAGGCTAATCAGTAATCTCTGTTATTCACGTAATTGAGCACATAGTTGCCGAGCGGGTTTCATGTTGCTCTAGTCAATAGGATTCACGCATTCAATAGGAAACGCACCCAGAAATCTGGGTTAAGAATGGCAAGGGCGGAGAGCAGAGGGCGGAGAGCGTGTAAAAGAGATAAGCCATTTATGGGTTGCTGCGGCGTGCAACTTTTGTAACTGTTTCTTGACAGGGTCGCACCACACTCTTCAATTCCAAGCTTCGAAGTACGACCTGAAATTCTGTTCAAGCTGATGCGGTTCAATTATACTGAAAGCGACATGTGTAGTTGCTTGTAAAATGTCTGCTCGAGATATCAACGTGTCAAACTAAACAAATCATCGCAAAACTGGTAGAAAATATTGTGAAGAATCATTTcgtagcttttttttttgcatgggaTATTTTGTTGCACTGCTGGTTTCTGTTATCAGTGTAAGTAAGATAGCGTTGATAAGAATGCCAAGGGGCCCAACATTTGTGAATGTCTGGAACTTACTGGTTGTCAAGTCGGGTTGGGTCAAGACTAGACCGAGGACTGTAGCAAGGTTTTGGCGGCAGTGCGGTCAGAAATGTTTATGCCCTTTTAAATTCACGCATCCTAGTGTATGGCATTTCGTCTGccggaaaatgatttcaattttttagaACTGATCCAAACGCGATTTCTTAAACCACATGTAAGAAATGAAATGATCAGTACCCAAGCTGGAATGTCGAGTTACCGAGGACCATCGAGACTGCCTCAAGTCACGTCAATGATTCTGTGATAGACTCCAGTTGAGATGCATGGTTGTAAAACACCTGACACGCCTAAAACACGACAGGACGGAAAGCACTGCATACAGAAAACGTATGTTCGGGAAGTTATACAAAGCTCTCGCGGCTTTGGACTCAGTAAATCTGGATTTAAAAGAGTTCAGTCATGGCTCATGAGGACAAACTACGACGCCATACATACAAGCATGACAGGAAGTTTAAACTAAAGGTAAAGTTTTGATTACTGGCTTTTCTATTTGCCTATCTCAGGAAAGATTTATACCCAAGCagatcagtttttttttgtgtgtttttaagGTCGACGGCCCCACGGGACGATCTTACACGTTCTCGCAGCTGAAGAAACTTATCCGTGTGTGCGGCAGCGCCCTCACGCGGCTAGGCTTCAAACAGCATGACGTGTTCGCCATTTACAGCCCCAACCTGCCGGAGTTTGCCATCATTTTCTTCGGAGTCATCGGGATTGGAGGCACCGTGACGACGGTCAATCCTCTGTACACTGCAGGTGTGTCTCTCTGTCCTTAAGCAACTCTGACTGCGTGTGTGCAATTCCTTCACAATAAATGTATCCAATGTAAATCTCctactgaattttttttagcTTGACGGTAAATGAACTCAGTTTGCGTTAATGATTATTTCTCATCATCCCAACGTGAGCTTTTGCACTGTATCTCACCATTCAGATGAGCTCGCACATCAGCTGGAGATGTCTGGAGCGTCATACGTCATCACCATCGGCATGTTCGCCGACAAGGCTAAACAGGCCAAGGACAAGTGCGACAAGATCAAGGTCAGGAGACGTCTGGCGGCAAAACACACCAACTGTATCAAGCGTTTCTAATTTCAGTGTGAAGTACCAGAGTTCATATTAAGAACTGTCAAAGTAGATGTACAGGTAAAAATGTATCGCGCTAAACTGGTATGGACCAGGTGCTTGTGGATGTGGTTTACACCTTTACCTTAAGATCACTTACCACTTGAAATCAGCAAATATGTAAGACTCATGTTTTACCTATAACGaagttctttaaaaaaacaagtacatgtatctgcccGATCATCAGGACGTGTATGTATTCGGTGAGGCTGAGGGCTGCACGCCGTTCTCCAGCCTCCTGCGGGACGACGGCTCGGCCTTCCCGGCGGACGTGCAGATCAACCCGCGGGAGGACGTGGCGGTGTTACCGTACTCCAGCGGCACCACGGGGCTGCCCAAGGGCGTCATGCTCACACACTACAACTTCATAGCCAACCTGGAGCAAATgaggtaagttttttttttttaaagaaatgttttgttaagCCGGCCACGCGAGTATCAAAATATGATGAGGATGGAATAGTGAGCTGAGAGAAGCTAGTTAGGTGACGAGAGCACGATCTGGTTGGTGGCagtttggttttttttttcaacaggaGAAATAGGAAAAAAAGATATGTATGTGGACATGTCGGCATAAGAAGTGCGaattttgctgtattttgtcagaCAAGATGGATCTATAGCAGCAGTTGCAAACCCGAGCCTTCTGGGACTTCTGCCCTTCTTCCACATCTACGGCATGTCCGTCATCCTGGCCGGCTCGCTGCTGGTGGGGGCAAACGTTGTCGTCCTCCCCAAGTTTGACCAGGAGCTGTTCCTGAAGTGCATCCAAGACTATAAGGTACACTTACAGACTTTCTGTCTAACAAAGGAAGAAAACCTCAAATAGCAAGATGTCATCGGGCAAGATTTCGAGTACTTGTATTTTTTCGCCACTTCATGCATCCATGTGTTGCTATGTGATAAATTCATTCAAAGGACTTGCTTTGAATTTCAGTGTAAATGATAACTCATAGCAATGCTAGACAACCGTTTGTGTTTTGCGCCTTTCCAGGTGACGCACGTGCACCTGGTTCCTCCCATCGCTCTGTTTCTGGCCAAACATCCGATGGTGGACAAGTACGACTTTTCCCACGTCCAGGAGCTATTCTGTGGAGCTGCGCCGATGGGCAAAGAACTGAGCGATGCTGTCAGGAACCGACTGAATGTACCATCTATCAGACAAGGTCGGCTATAGTCGGCTAAAGATATTTTCTCACAAACTTGAGGTGTTAAGACCTAAGGACACAGAAAAGCTGTTTGGTTTATGTTTTTCATGCCAAATTCGAATGCAATGCTTTGTTTTGACCAGGTTTTGGCATGACGGAGACAAGTCCAGTGACGCATGTGGTGAAGATGGGAGAGAGTAAGCCTGGGTCCGTCGGGGTTCCCATTGGTAACACAGAAATGAAGGCAAGTCCGTGAAGCTGTTAAAAAAGACAAGGAATAAGTCTCAATGGCACATTGTGTCGACACACACATTCCACCACCTTTACTTGTATAATGGGGGAATCGTTGTTACCGTTATCATCTTTAATCATCATTTTATCATCATTCAGCTTTAAAGTGATTTGTGGTGTCGTATAGACTTGTATGTCTTGTGTTAAAACATCAGAATCGATTGACCTCTATCATCGAACAACGAAGGAACTCTATCATGAGATATTCATTGACCTCGTTGACCACAATTGACCTCTCTGTGACATATGTAATTACTGGTGTTGTGACCCACACATTGAACACATAGACACTGATTGATCTTGATTCGATGAGTCTTGCCTCGATCAGTAAATAACCATTGGTGTCATATATGATAACTATATTGACTTCTACATTACTTGATCTCACGCGACTAAGAGTGCCATTGTTTTGGTTGTGACACTCGTCCTGTTCTTTCCTCCTGACGTGAAGGTCGTGGATGTCGAGTCCGGTAAGCTGCTGGGCGAGGGTGAAGACGGTGAGCTGTGTGTGCGGGGTCCTCAGGTGATGAAGGGTTATCTGAACAACCCGGAGGCCACGGCCAACACCATCAAGGACGGCTGGCTGCACACAGGTATAACAACACTCCTGTATGAGCTAACCATTAAGGTCAAATAGACAAACTTCTATCTATAGAAAGCGCCAGACATGTTTGCACTAAGACGGCATCCGTTACTGGTTTGTAGATTGAGCTCTCTCACAATGCTTAACGTTAACACTATCAATAAAGTTTAGCTTTTACTTGAATTGTGTTGGATATCCACATACCTGTACATCACAGGGGATATCGGCCACTACGACAGTGAGTGCAACTTCTACGTGGTGGACAGGCTGAAAGAGCTGATCAAGTACAAGGGCTACCAGGTATGAATTTTGTCCGTTTGAATTTACGAAAGGTGCCTGGAACTGTTGTGCTCATTATAGATATTGACAATAAACATGAAGCCATCGGAGGAAAGGCATCGAAAAGTATATTGGAGTTGGCgttgtgtacattgtatctgGTCTAGTTTACGGTAAGAGACAAGTAACATTATTAAGCAATACTAAAACTAGAGAGCGGGAATGCACCATGGCTCTTGTATCCACTAATACTTACCTTGTCTTGTAACCGGAAGGTGCCTCCTGCGGAGTTGGAGGCCCTCCTCCTGTCTGAACCACGTGTGCAGGACGCGGCAGTGATCGGGGTACCTGACCTGGAGGCAGGGGAGCTGCCTAAAGCCTACGTCGTCAAGAAGGCAGACTCAGATGTCACAGAGGAAGATATCAAGCAATTCATCGCCGGTACGAAGagacattttcatttctttgtaaAACCCCACAATGGTGTTCTTTGACGGTGCAGCTTAACTTTTTAAGTTACAGTTGAATGCTTGATGGACTTCAGTTAGAAGCTAGTAGATTTCGCTTCTGGTAATATGTCCACATACATCAGGGTATATGATTATTCCACAGAAACCTTCACATGTGTTGTATGTTCTCCATAGACTTTTCTAAAACCAAGCTTTGAATCAATGTTCCACATGATGTCAATGGTCCATCCCGCAATGGGTACCAGTTGTGGTGTCCTGGAAAAATGTAATATCACTGTGTAATGCCTAgattacacatagccgaatttcgctcccgactctctcccgactatggtttaggagtaattcgggagctagtcggctgtagtcggctggcgttctgctcagtcggctggcgttcggctggcgttctGCTCAGTCGGCttgtgttcggctgctccatccgaatgttttgaaatgttcaaaacattcggctctgaacggcaactctggaatgggtcggttggtggtcggcacggtcggctagtgttcggttggtgttcgggagtaagtcagcagtcaaattaaatcttaatcACGCCAAAAaacactgctgacttactcccagcttgtttccaacttaccaatgattcaccccaagaccgtagacaaatctctgctaactcattcccaagcaaaaagactattgccaggacgtagacgaatcacccccgaacttcacacgactgAAATCCAGCCccaaacaaaaagaaccataaatgccGCATTGGAGCTAtttgtgatccaaatttgatctcttggtgatgtttacaaaatagaagaaaggataatcttgattaaaaacgaaaataaccactcttttgaaaatcgctgattatgtccatttcaagtcgAGAGAGGGTCGGCAATCagttggggatcagtcaggagtgattcgacaatctgcggctagaggtcggcaTGGTAGGGAATAGGTTTGACAGCATTCGGGACATAGTCAAGAgcaagtcatttactggtcgggagatgttcgtgacatgttcggcgctagaaaaataggcgtggcctaaactggtcagactactcccgaactactgccgacttgggtcggctgagagtcggctagtgttcgggagccaaagtcggctatgtgtaacctaggcataaacTAGGTActccccggagaggagataggcgccgccaggggactaaaatgcctattgatacagcacaacatgttgtgctgcccctacggctaatcAATCAACCTACGGCTGATTGAAAGgatatgggacgaacgaacgaacgaaacTAGGTACTTCAATCTTCATTTTGTTCCACAGGGAAAGTTGCTCCGTACAAGAAGCTCCGGTTTGTGGAGTTCACGGACCAGATCCCCAAGTCGGCCAGCGGGAAGATCCTGCGGAGGGTGCTGAAGCAGAAGGAGGTCGAGCGGCAGAAGAAGGACTAAACTCTGACATATGGAAGTCTAGTTTGTAGAAAATCTAGTTTATCTTGTGCTCCGGCACATTCAGGGATAAGCATGGTGGCAGACGTTGTATGATGTATAGTCCTAACCGTACACGGTTCTTGGTAGAAGGGGTGAGGTCGGTGTCGAGACAGCTGATTAATGAGCAATCCGGTCACAAACCAGTCTATGCAATAATGAAGCATCGCGACATATCTTACAGATCATATTTACTTCAATATTGTGATACATGGCAAATGTTGGTCCAAAAACTGTGTCAATGTTTCTAAAGAAATCCAGACATGTGTCCTTGAAGAAAGTTatgaaagcaaacaaacaaacaaaatccatACATATCGTTTTAACTTCTTTATTAAGACGCCAACAAATGACAATAAATGCTTAATTGCCAtaatttgaaagaaaacttGAATAGATCTTATAAAACCAACATCAATCGATCACCTTTTGATAGGAAATATACAACACTTGTTACCGATGTTCCTAGGGTACTTGCACTCTAATTATTTAtcccatgtttttattttgaattaATACAATCTTTTCTCTTGGGGTTGGTTGCTATCGTTTTTAAAGGTGATTATCATACTAAGTGATGTTAAAACAGAAAAGATATTACATGTGTACTTTGTTTCAAATAAACGTAAATGCATTCTCTTTTAGATATCTGTTCTCTGTTTTTACATAAGTATAATTACAATTTATATATAAGACATTAATCATTTTACAATGTATTCATTTGTAACTAACAGGTGGTTTGTCACCTAGTCCGCAGATCCACAGGGAATTAATTATTTACTTCTTTGGAACCTGTGACCTAACCAGCACATACACCAGTGTGGATTACTGAAAGGGTTATTGTTGCACTAGTCTAGAAAGCCGTCCGCTCTACTGTTAGGATTGGGACCCGCACTGAACTGGCAGACATAGTACTCCCTCCGGTCGCACTGCTGGTCGTCCCAGCGGAACCCGGCGGCGGGCCACAGGTGCACACAGTCCTGGGAGGTGGTGGGGTTTCCTCCGTCGTTAGGCTCACCTGTTTCATCAACACAACAAAGGTTCAGTATACATAACGGTATACAAGAATAGACATGGAAACGTCAAGCACAAGCAATATTTTATATATCACCAACTGGTAGAATCTCATCCATGTCAGTTTGCATGTTATGTCTGGTATGGCCACCCGCTCGTGTCTAGTCGCACTCACGACAGTATATGCTGCTTCTGTAGCACGGTTACATCGGAAGAGATTCCTTTTAAGTAGCGTTGTCAGAATAAAACAGTCAGGACTCAGGAGTGGCCTTGGCGAGTTCTTAGTAAGACAGTTTCTTTCGATGCTAACCCgaacaaaaatagatttttcaACATAACAATTTGCTCGGCAAAAATGTCCCCTGCATCGATGAacgttagacattcaggtaataagatacgcccaaaagcagtttcttaagcaactggatatgattttggaaacggtcagaatagacagatgcttgagtaactgcttttttggcttTACGGCAAGTGCAGTTTGGAAGAATGATGCAACAAAATCTACATTACTGATACTCCCTACAAAACATCCACTCCTAGTGGGTCCTAGCGGTCTATTACCTAGTGTCCAGTAGCTGTAGCCTGATCCCAGAGGAGTCCCATCGCTCCACACGAAGTACCCCTCGTCATTCCTGTCGTCCAGCCCGATCCACGTGTCCCTGCTGCCCACCAGCTGCATGAGGAACAGCTGTGTCTCCCTGTCAGGTACCGTAGCCAGGATACCCCCATCTTCTGCACACTTCTGCTCAGCCTCGGCAAACGTAGCAGTGGTAGTAGACAGGGCGAAACATCTGTCCTCATACCTGTTGCAGTCTATGGGACGAAAAATGCAATTATTCAATAATTTGGCCAGTTTTTTTGtccagatgtttgaaaatgaagaagacCACCTGTTCTCGGAAGTATTTCCACTCATGTGGTATCTTCATCCATACAATACTTTGAAATTCCTACTAACCCAAATAAGGTCCTACTTACCTAAACAGGTATAGG is a genomic window containing:
- the LOC118414737 gene encoding 4-coumarate--CoA ligase 1-like, which codes for MSIIKSPHPDIAIPDDVSLVDHVTKDFDTFGDRVALVDGPTGRSYTFSQLKKLIRVCGSALTRLGFKQHDVFAIYSPNLPEFAIIFFGVIGIGGTVTTVNPLYTADELAHQLEMSGASYVITIGMFADKAKQAKDKCDKIKDVYVFGEAEGCTPFSSLLRDDGSAFPADVQINPREDVAVLPYSSGTTGLPKGVMLTHYNFIANLEQMRQDGSIAAVANPSLLGLLPFFHIYGMSVILAGSLLVGANVVVLPKFDQELFLKCIQDYKVTHVHLVPPIALFLAKHPMVDKYDFSHVQELFCGAAPMGKELSDAVRNRLNVPSIRQGFGMTETSPVTHVVKMGESKPGSVGVPIGNTEMKVVDVESGKLLGEGEDGELCVRGPQVMKGYLNNPEATANTIKDGWLHTGDIGHYDSECNFYVVDRLKELIKYKGYQVPPAELEALLLSEPRVQDAAVIGVPDLEAGELPKAYVVKKADSDVTEEDIKQFIAGKVAPYKKLRFVEFTDQIPKSASGKILRRVLKQKEVERQKKD
- the LOC118428736 gene encoding C-type lectin domain family 10 member A-like, giving the protein METTVWVHIDECQNETLNTCGPYEHCVNTEGSYTCLDCNRYEDRCFALSTTTATFAEAEQKCAEDGGILATVPDRETQLFLMQLVGSRDTWIGLDDRNDEGYFVWSDGTPLGSGYSYWTLGEPNDGGNPTTSQDCVHLWPAAGFRWDDQQCDRREYYVCQFSAGPNPNSRADGFLD